The following coding sequences are from one Delphinus delphis chromosome 17, mDelDel1.2, whole genome shotgun sequence window:
- the ZNF706 gene encoding zinc finger protein 706, which yields MARGQQKIQSQQKNAKKQAGQKKKQGHDQKAAAKAALIYTCTVCRTQMPDPKTFKQHFESKHPKTPLPPELADVQA from the exons ATGGCTCGTGGACAGCAGAAGATTCAGTCTCAGCAGAAAAATGCCAAAAAGCAAGCtggacaaaagaagaaacaaggaCATGACCAAAAGGCTGCTGCCAAAGCTGCCTTAATATATACCTGCACTGTCTGTAGG acacAAATGCCAGACCCTAAGACCTTCAAGCAGCACTTTGAGAGCAAGCATCCTAAGACTCCACTTCCTCCAGAATTAGCTGATGTTCAGGCATAA